The genomic window TACTTCTAGATATATGTGGCGCGAAGGTGGCAAAGCTACTGTGTATTTATATCACATGGATCAACCTGGAACTTATGGCGAAGACATCTTACTCAAAGGAGGAGACGGAAAAGATAAGTATTTTCAACCTGGCAAATGGCATAACCTGGTTCAACGTGTTGAGGTTAATGATGCAGGTAAAGCCAATGGTGAGATGAATGTTTGGATGGACAAAGAACAAGTCTTAGACATGGATGGTTTGAGATTTAATAACGGTCAAGGTATTGATACAGCATATTTCAGCACTTTCCATGGTGGTAACGGTGGCGACTGGTGGCCCGAGAAACAAGTCAGTGCTCACTTCGATGACTTTGTGGTTTCGACTAATGCGCACGATGTCGGCTTATAATTCTAGCTGGCTCAACTCATTGGTAGGCTCTACAGTTGTAGATAAAAATCAAGAAATTTGACAATGTCTGCGATAGTGAAAAAAACGAACAGAAGCTTGATGTTTTCGACGCCAAAAAGACCAATGTAAGATAGATTCAATTGACCAAAAACGAGGAAACAACAATTTCCCAATCCATCGTTTTAATTGAGCTAAACTGAGACGGATGATAGTCCACGCTTTACTCTCAACGCACCCAAACTTCCAGCTTTTCTGGTCATCAAAAAAAGGGGATTACTCGAAATTTCTGGAAATGCTTCGAGTTCAAAGCGTAAAACAGACAAAAAGCTCCTGCTGCTAGAACTAAAGCTGTATGACGATGCCAACCAGTCCAAGAACGAACTTCGTAATCAGCTAGCCCCAAATGACTTTTCTCGAATTGAAAGCATTCTTCGATTCGGCGATCGGCGTCAGTATTCGTTAAGCGAAACATCCGCTTTTTCAAGTTGCTGTATATCCGCCATCAATCACGATCGGCTGACCTGTAATGTAGCTGGCAGCATCAGAACACAAGAACACGACAGTTGCAGCAATTTCTTCAGGTTGACCCATTCGTCCCATCGGGACAATCGATGCAGCAAGCTGCGCTGGGTTAGTCCCTGTAGTGGCAAGGCGATCCATCATCTCTGTGGTAATCAGTCCAGGATTAATCGCATTAATCCGAATGCCTTGCTGGGCATAATCAAGTGCAGCAGAACGCGTTAGTCCATTACGGCATGTTTGCTAGCATGATAAGGACTTATTCCAGGAAACGCGATTAGTCCGCCCATTGAAGAATTGTTGATGATGACTCCGGCTCCTTGAGTCAGCATCTGTTGGATTTCAAATTTCATGCATAAGAAAAGACCTCGCACGTTAATCGCCATCAGTTTGTCGAAATCTTCAATGGACTGTTCGTGTACGGGCTTTGTGGGCGAGTCAATGCCAGCGTTGTTGAACGCACAATCTATTCTACCGTAGCTTTCAACCGTTTTCTGAATCAGCGCCTTAACATCTGACTCACTCGATACATCCGATCGCACAAATAGGCATTCAGCCCCAGACTGACGAATCGAGTTGGCAGTGTTTTTCCCTTTCTCCTCACGTCTGCCCGAAAAAACCACCTTTGCACCTGCAACACCCAATGCTATGGCAGTTGCTTTGCCAATTCCTGAAGTTCCGCCCGTAACTAAGGCAACTTTATTCTCAAGTATCTTCATAGCCGTCTATTGTTTAATTGTTTCAAAGAATCATTGCTCAGGCATCAGACACACATCCATTATTTCAAAACTATGTCCCAATTTGCAAAACAATTTTGCCGCGTGTGCGCCCGCTTTGGGAAAGTTGATGTGCTTTTTTTACTTCTGGGAGCGGCAGAACCGTTTCGATGTGTATTTTTAATTTACCTTCGTCAATCAGACGGCTGATTTCGACTAATTGCTGCGCGCTCGGCTTACAAAAGACCCAAGCGGCTTCCACGCCCAATTCGCGTGCTTTTTCTTCTTCAGACGGAGTCTGCACCGACCTGACCAGAAAGCCGCCCTTTTTCAGCGTTTGGAACGCTCGCTCCAACGTGTCACCACCGACTGTATCGAAAACGACATCCATGTCTTTGATGACTTCCTCAAACGGTTGCCGCGTGTAGTCAACGAATTCATCCGCGCCTAAATCGCGGACGAACTGTTCGTTTTTGCCCGAAGCCGTGCCGATTACGAACGCGCCTTTCGCTTTGGCAAGCTGAACTGCCATCGAGCCGACTCCGCCCGACGCGCCAGTGATCAAGATTCTTTGCCCACTGCTCAGATTCGCCAAATCGAACATCGCTTGCCACGCCGTCAACGCGGCGATTGGAATTGCTGCCGCCTCTTCAAAAGTGATCCTTTCCGGTTTCAGCACGATCGCGTCCGCTTTTGCAACCGCGTATTCGGCGTAACCACCGGAGAGGCTGGAAAGGGTCATCCCATAAACCGTATCGCCCTGCTTAAAAATTTCAACGCCATCCCCCACCGCTTCGATGGTTCCGGCGATGTCGCCGCCAAGAATGAGCGGAAGTTTGAACCCGAAGCTTTCGCCCATGCCATCGCGGATTTTCCAGTCAGCCGGATTGACTGCCGCGACATGAACTTTCACCAGAACTTCTCCCGCTTTCGGCTCTGGACGTTCGACATCGACGTAATTCAAAACGTCCTTATTGCCGTATGCGTTAATTACGATTGCTTTCATTTTTTTCCCCTGTTTTATTCAATCGGGATGACAAAATTACTTGATTATTCATCAAAACCTACCGCAGGCAGCCAAGCCATGCGATGTCGGCTGATGCTTAACCGCTCTGTCCAATCGGTCGAACGATAATCTCATTGACATCCACATCTTCTGGCTGATCGATCGCAAATTCGATCGCACGAGCAATTGCATCTGCTGGAATGACCACGTTACGGAATTCCGCTGTCCACTGAGCAGCTTGAGCATCGCTGATGGTGTTAGACAGTTCAGATTCGGTATTTCCGGGCGAGATCACCGTAACTCGGATATCCGCTGACTCCTGCCGCAGTCCCTCTGAGATCGCCCAAACGGCATACTTGGTTGCACAGTAAACCGCAGCCGTGGGGAAAACGGCATGTCCCCCGATTGACGACAGATTTATAAACTGTCCGGAGTGCTGCTGCTTGAAGGTGGGAAGGGCAGCGGCGATACCGTGGAGGACACCACGAATATTTACATCGATCATGCGGTTCCATTCATCAACCTTTAATACTTCCAGCTTAGAAAGCGGCATCAAACCTGCATTGTTAACGACTACATCAATCCGACCAAACTTCTCCTTTGCAAAATCTACAAAGGCTTGCATGTCTTCTAGGCTGGTTACATCAAGGGCACAATATTCTGCTGAACCTTCTTTATCGCGGATTTCGGACGCAATCACTTCGAGCCGATCTGTCCGCCGCGCTCCCAAAACTACT from Coleofasciculaceae cyanobacterium includes these protein-coding regions:
- a CDS encoding NADP-dependent oxidoreductase; protein product: MKAIVINAYGNKDVLNYVDVERPEPKAGEVLVKVHVAAVNPADWKIRDGMGESFGFKLPLILGGDIAGTIEAVGDGVEIFKQGDTVYGMTLSSLSGGYAEYAVAKADAIVLKPERITFEEAAAIPIAALTAWQAMFDLANLSSGQRILITGASGGVGSMAVQLAKAKGAFVIGTASGKNEQFVRDLGADEFVDYTRQPFEEVIKDMDVVFDTVGGDTLERAFQTLKKGGFLVRSVQTPSEEEKARELGVEAAWVFCKPSAQQLVEISRLIDEGKLKIHIETVLPLPEVKKAHQLSQSGRTRGKIVLQIGT
- a CDS encoding SDR family NAD(P)-dependent oxidoreductase; this translates as MKILENKVALVTGGTSGIGKATAIALGVAGAKVVFSGRREEKGKNTANSIRQSGAECLFVRSDVSSESDVKALIQKTVESYGRIDCAFNNAGIDSPTKPVHEQSIEDFDKLMAINVRGLFLCMKFEIQQMLTQGAGVIINNSSMGGLIAFPGISPYHASKHAVMD
- a CDS encoding SDR family oxidoreductase translates to MRINAINPGLITTEMMDRLATTGTNPAQLAASIVPMGRMGQPEEIAATVVFLCSDAASYITGQPIVIDGGYTAT
- a CDS encoding SDR family oxidoreductase; the protein is MLNVESKVIAITGASSGIGEATARLLAKNGTKVVLGARRTDRLEVIASEIRDKEGSAEYCALDVTSLEDMQAFVDFAKEKFGRIDVVVNNAGLMPLSKLEVLKVDEWNRMIDVNIRGVLHGIAAALPTFKQQHSGQFINLSSIGGHAVFPTAAVYCATKYAVWAISEGLRQESADIRVTVISPGNTESELSNTISDAQAAQWTAEFRNVVIPADAIARAIEFAIDQPEDVDVNEIIVRPIGQSG